Proteins found in one Chiroxiphia lanceolata isolate bChiLan1 unplaced genomic scaffold, bChiLan1.pri scaffold_62_arrow_ctg1, whole genome shotgun sequence genomic segment:
- the ZNRD1 gene encoding DNA-directed RNA polymerase I subunit RPA12 isoform X2: MELPPSCFQSCLDFCPECGSVLPPPGPPPTIRCPRCSFTFHCAGGAEMPPLWARGDVLPHPADALGRRGPERLLHLPPLQVAGEGGFLKEFLKEFLEKKRGFGGQ; encoded by the exons atGGAACTGCCCCCCTCGTGCTTCCAGTCGTGCCTGGATTTCTGCCCCGAGTGCGGCTCCGTCCtcccccccccgggacccccccccacCATCCGCTGCCCCCGCTGCTCCTTCACCTTCCACTGCGCTG GTGGAGCGGAAATGCCCCCGCTGTGGGCACGAGGGGATGTCCTACCACACCCGGCAGATGCGCTCGGCCGACGAGGGCCAGAGCGTCTTCTACACCTGCCCCCGCtgcag gttgcaggagaaggaggattcCTAAAAGAATTCCTAAAAGaattcctagaaaaaaaaagggggtttgggggacAATaa
- the ZNRD1 gene encoding DNA-directed RNA polymerase I subunit RPA12 isoform X1 — protein MELPPSCFQSCLDFCPECGSVLPPPGPPPTIRCPRCSFTFHCADFEGRSVRSSIEFNRLQPRGGGQGGGSAAPPGTEGPMVERKCPRCGHEGMSYHTRQMRSADEGQSVFYTCPRCRLQEKEDS, from the exons atGGAACTGCCCCCCTCGTGCTTCCAGTCGTGCCTGGATTTCTGCCCCGAGTGCGGCTCCGTCCtcccccccccgggacccccccccacCATCCGCTGCCCCCGCTGCTCCTTCACCTTCCACTGCGCTG ATTTCGAGGGTCGCTCCGTCCGCAGCTCCATCGAGTTCAACCGGCTccagccccgggggggggggcaggggggggggTCTGCTGCTCCCCCCGGCACCGAGGGGCCCATG GTGGAGCGGAAATGCCCCCGCTGTGGGCACGAGGGGATGTCCTACCACACCCGGCAGATGCGCTCGGCCGACGAGGGCCAGAGCGTCTTCTACACCTGCCCCCGCtgcag gttgcaggagaaggaggattcCTAA
- the MGAT1 gene encoding alpha-1,3-mannosyl-glycoprotein 2-beta-N-acetylglucosaminyltransferase isoform X2 has translation MPKKSSWALWGAALFLAWNGLLLLFLWSRPPSPAPGSGGSSSRLPSELIRLAQDAEAELERQKELLRQIHRLSGLWELRRRRQKAPTTPPARGSLAAAPSSEEEAAALPVLVLACDRSTVRRCLDKLLRYRPSARRHPVIVSQDCGHAETARVIASYGDAVAHIRQPDLSDIPVPPEHRKFQGYYRIARHYRWALGQVFRVFRYRAAIVVEDDLEVATLWCVSAWNDNGREQMVDVSQAELLYRTDFFPGLGWLLLAELWDELEPKWPRAFWDDWMRQPEQRRGRSCVRPEVSRTMTFGRKGVSHGQFFDQYLKFIKLNDRFVPFTRLDLSYLKKDEYERSFLPRVYSAPEVRVEELQGNRRRDLGAVRLQYSGRDAFKAFAKALGLMDDLKSGVPRAGYRGIVSFVYRGRRVYLAPPRDWTGYDPTWS, from the exons ATGCCGAAGAAGAGCAGTTGGGCGCTCTGGGGGGCGGCACTTTTCCTGGCCTGGAAcgggctcctgctgctcttcctgtgGAGCcgccccccttcccctgccccgggctctgGGGGCTCCTCCTCCCGCCTGCCCTCGGAGCTCATCCGGCTGGCCCAGGACGCCGAGGCCGAGCTGGAGCggcagaaggagctgctgcGCCAAATCCACCGGCTCAGCGGGCTCTGGGagctgcggcggcggcgccaGAAGGCACCGACCACCCCCCCCGCCCGGGGTTCTTTGGCGGCGGCGCCGAGCTcggaggaggaggcggcggcgctgccggTGCTGGTGCTGGCGTGCGACCGCAGCACGGTGCGGCGCTGCCTGGACAAGCTGCTGCGCTACCGGCCCTCGGCCCGGCGGCACCCGGTGATCGTGAGCCAGGACTGCGGGCACGCCGAGACGGCGCGGGTCATCGCCTCCTACGGCGACGCCGTGGCCCACATCCGGCAGCCCGACCTCAGCGACATCCCGGTGCCCCCCGAGCACCGCAAGTTCCAGGGCTACTACCGCATCGCCCGCCACTACCGCTGGGCCCTGGGCCAGGTGTTCCGCGTCTTCCGCTACCGCGCCGCCATCGTGGTGGAGGACGACCTGGAGGTGGC CACGCTCTGGTGCGTCTCGGCCTGGAACGACAACGGCCGCGAGCAGATGGTGGACGTGTCGCAGGCCGAGCTGCTCTACCGCACCGACTTCTTccccgggctgggctggctcctgCTGGCCGAGCTCTGGGATGAGCTGGAGCCCAAGTGGCCGCGGGCGTTCTGGGACGACTGGATGAGGCAGCCGGAGCAGCGCCGGGGCCGCTCGTGCGTCCGGCCCGAGGTGTCCCGCACCATGACCTTCGGCAGGAAGGGCGTGAGCCACGGCCAGTTCTTCGACCAGTACCTGAAGTTCATCAAACTCAACGACCGCTTCGTGCCTTTCACCCGGCTGGACCTCTCTTACCTCAAGAAGGACGAGTACGAGCGCTCCTTCCTGCCCAGGGTCTACTCGGCGCCCGAGGTGAGGGTGGAGGAGCTCCAGGGCAACAggaggagggatttgggggccGTCAGGCTCCAGTACAGCGGCCGAGACGCCTTCAAGGCCTTCGCCAAGGCTTTGGGGCTCATGGACGACCTCAAATCCGGCGTCCCCCGCGCCGGCTACCGCGGCATCGTCAGCTTCGTGTACCGGGGCCGCCGCGTTTACCTGGCCCCCCCCCGGGACTGGACGGGCTACGACCCCACCTGGAGTTAG
- the MGAT1 gene encoding alpha-1,3-mannosyl-glycoprotein 2-beta-N-acetylglucosaminyltransferase isoform X1, producing the protein MPKKSSWALWGAALFLAWNGLLLLFLWSRPPSPAPGSGGSSSRLPSELIRLAQDAEAELERQKELLRQIHRLSGLWELRRRRQKAPTTPPARGSLAAAPSSEEEAAALPVLVLACDRSTVRRCLDKLLRYRPSARRHPVIVSQDCGHAETARVIASYGDAVAHIRQPDLSDIPVPPEHRKFQGYYRIARHYRWALGQVFRVFRYRAAIVVEDDLEVAPDFFEYFEAALPLLRDDRTLWCVSAWNDNGREQMVDVSQAELLYRTDFFPGLGWLLLAELWDELEPKWPRAFWDDWMRQPEQRRGRSCVRPEVSRTMTFGRKGVSHGQFFDQYLKFIKLNDRFVPFTRLDLSYLKKDEYERSFLPRVYSAPEVRVEELQGNRRRDLGAVRLQYSGRDAFKAFAKALGLMDDLKSGVPRAGYRGIVSFVYRGRRVYLAPPRDWTGYDPTWS; encoded by the coding sequence ATGCCGAAGAAGAGCAGTTGGGCGCTCTGGGGGGCGGCACTTTTCCTGGCCTGGAAcgggctcctgctgctcttcctgtgGAGCcgccccccttcccctgccccgggctctgGGGGCTCCTCCTCCCGCCTGCCCTCGGAGCTCATCCGGCTGGCCCAGGACGCCGAGGCCGAGCTGGAGCggcagaaggagctgctgcGCCAAATCCACCGGCTCAGCGGGCTCTGGGagctgcggcggcggcgccaGAAGGCACCGACCACCCCCCCCGCCCGGGGTTCTTTGGCGGCGGCGCCGAGCTcggaggaggaggcggcggcgctgccggTGCTGGTGCTGGCGTGCGACCGCAGCACGGTGCGGCGCTGCCTGGACAAGCTGCTGCGCTACCGGCCCTCGGCCCGGCGGCACCCGGTGATCGTGAGCCAGGACTGCGGGCACGCCGAGACGGCGCGGGTCATCGCCTCCTACGGCGACGCCGTGGCCCACATCCGGCAGCCCGACCTCAGCGACATCCCGGTGCCCCCCGAGCACCGCAAGTTCCAGGGCTACTACCGCATCGCCCGCCACTACCGCTGGGCCCTGGGCCAGGTGTTCCGCGTCTTCCGCTACCGCGCCGCCATCGTGGTGGAGGACGACCTGGAGGTGGCCCCGGACTTCTTCGAGTACTTCGAGGCGGCGCTGCCGCTGCTGCGCGACGACCGCACGCTCTGGTGCGTCTCGGCCTGGAACGACAACGGCCGCGAGCAGATGGTGGACGTGTCGCAGGCCGAGCTGCTCTACCGCACCGACTTCTTccccgggctgggctggctcctgCTGGCCGAGCTCTGGGATGAGCTGGAGCCCAAGTGGCCGCGGGCGTTCTGGGACGACTGGATGAGGCAGCCGGAGCAGCGCCGGGGCCGCTCGTGCGTCCGGCCCGAGGTGTCCCGCACCATGACCTTCGGCAGGAAGGGCGTGAGCCACGGCCAGTTCTTCGACCAGTACCTGAAGTTCATCAAACTCAACGACCGCTTCGTGCCTTTCACCCGGCTGGACCTCTCTTACCTCAAGAAGGACGAGTACGAGCGCTCCTTCCTGCCCAGGGTCTACTCGGCGCCCGAGGTGAGGGTGGAGGAGCTCCAGGGCAACAggaggagggatttgggggccGTCAGGCTCCAGTACAGCGGCCGAGACGCCTTCAAGGCCTTCGCCAAGGCTTTGGGGCTCATGGACGACCTCAAATCCGGCGTCCCCCGCGCCGGCTACCGCGGCATCGTCAGCTTCGTGTACCGGGGCCGCCGCGTTTACCTGGCCCCCCCCCGGGACTGGACGGGCTACGACCCCACCTGGAGTTAG
- the LOC116781771 gene encoding C-type lectin domain family 2 member B-like, with protein sequence MGKGAQRPNSSSQEEPLNICSDPEKESKCGSSRTESERRRSPKVRVLLALCVLLGILSFSLAGAVAVLSVRPRFSELEFSHVCPDTWPGFQGKCYHFSEAEGNWTTGRERCEALGASLATISTREELAFLLRYKGEANHWIGLEKRDNSWEWINGTALNGRFEVRGGGPCGYLNLGRISSSLCHTEKNWICSRPDDFVLWEGKLRDPKPRLSA encoded by the exons atggggaaaggagCCCAAAGGCCAAATTCTTCAAGCCAAGAGGAACCACTGAACATCTGCAGTGACCCAGAGAAAGAGTCCAAATGTG GGTCCTCCAGAACCGAGTCAGAGCGGAGAAGATCCCCCAAGGTGCGTGTTCTCCTCgctctgtgtgtgctcctgGGCATCCTCAGCTTCAGCTTGGCTGGAGCAGTGGCTG ttctcAGTGTCAGACCCCGGTTCTCCGAGCTGGAATTCTCCCACGTGTGCCCAGACACCTGGCCTGGTTTCCAAGGAAAATGTTATCATTTTTCTGAGGCTGAGGGCAACTGGACCACGGGCCGGGAAAGGTGTGAGGCCCTGGGAGCTTCACTGGCCACCATAAGCACGAGGGAGGAACTG GCCTTCCTTCTGCGCTATAAAGGGGAAGCAAACCACTGGATCGGGTTGGAAAAGAGGGATAACAGCTGGGAGTGGATCAATGGCACGGCCTTGAACGGCAG GTTTGAGGTGAGGGGTGGGGGGCCCTGTGGGTACCTGAACCTGGGCAGGATCAGCTCGTCCCTGTGCCACACGGAGAAGAACTGGATCTGCAGCCGCCCCGACGACTTCGTCCTGTGGGAGGGGAAATTAAGAGACCCCAAACCGAGACTCTCAGCCTGA
- the LOC116781775 gene encoding killer cell lectin-like receptor subfamily F member 1: TERYISPSLVWYLCQPQGQSPPAPAGCKLCPQDWQLRGERCYWLSKESGTWTQGRKSCRDQDSELVVLKNETEMENVESVTGRSLWSVWVGLRSQQKEWTWVDDTPYDPQRFGDLSDKGCGTLKGKSLEVDVCDSDHKWVCQKAPFQLSSPTAGKLG, translated from the exons ACGGAGCGATAcatctccccatccctggtgtGGTacctctgccagccccaggggcaGAGCCCCCCAG cccctgctggCTGCAAGTTGTGCCCCCAGGACTGGCAGCTCCGTGGGGAGAGATGCTACTGGCTCTCCAAGGAATCGGGGACCTGGACCCAgggcaggaaaagctgcagagatCAGGACTCCGAGCTGGTGGTGCTCAAGAACGAGACAGAAATG GAGAACGTCGAGAGTGTCACAGGCAGGAGCCTGTGGTCGGTGTGGGTCGGGTTGAGGTCACAGCAGAAGGAGTGGACGTGGGTGGACGACACCCCCTACGACCCCCAAAG GTTTGGGGACCTGTCGGACAAAGGGTGTGGGACCCTGAAAGGCAAGAGCTTAGAGGTTGATGTCTGTGACAGTGACCACAAGTGGGTTTGCCAAAAAgcccctttccagctctcctcgCCCACAGCTGGGAAGTTGGGATGA
- the LOC116781770 gene encoding early activation antigen CD69-like isoform X1, whose protein sequence is MAQVQDAACPGQGGASSDFSLIQDMEGERNWNGENTEESLSLQGGSETRKALRKHLGNWFRSHPWLNAFLVLSVLLNVALAVAVAVLAVRSLGEIPVTPRAPEFLACPEAWVGYNRVCYYLSREEGTWEQARDRCSELGASLVVLSDKEMSFLFRLNDNLDYWLGLRRQGERLQWVDGSSYNSSVPVLGDSECVYLGHRRFRSGVCSAQRPYLCNRPQDRLG, encoded by the exons ATGGCTCAGGTTCAAGACGCGGCTTGTCCCGGTCAGGGAGGTGCCTCTTCTGACTTTTCACTGATTCAAGATATGGAGGGTGAACGCAACTGGAATGGTGAGAATACAGAGGAGTCCCTGAGTCTCCAAGGTGGATCAGAAACAAGGAAGGCCCTCAGAAAACATCTGG gCAATTGGTTCAGATCCCACCCGTGGCTGAATGCGTTCCTGGTGCTGTCTGTGCTCCTGAACGTGGCTTTGGcagtggctgtggctgtgctggcag tGAGAAGCCTTGGAGAGATTCCAGTCACACCCAGGGCTCCAGAGTTTCTGGCCTGTCCCGAGGCCTGGGTCGGGTACAACAGGGTCTGTTACTACCTCTCGAGGGAGGAGGGGACCTGGGAGCAGGCTCGGGATCGGTGCTCCGAGCTCGGGGCCTCCCTGGTCGTGCTCAGTGACAAGGAAATG agCTTCCTCTTCCGCCTCAATGACAACCTGGATTACTGGCTCGGGCTGCGGAGACAGGGCGAGCGGCTGCAGTGGGTGGACGGCAGCAGCTACAACTCCTC GGTCCCTGTCCTGGGTGACTCAGAGTGTGTGTACCTGGGCCACCGGCGCTTCAGGAGCGGGGTCTGCTCGGCTCAGCGGCCTTACCTCTGCAACAGACCCCAGGATCGCCTGGGATAG
- the LOC116781770 gene encoding C-type lectin domain family 2 member B-like isoform X2, translating into MVSPLCLNSGGKTTPKPGLKEALPAPLMTQDAGCDKQRGSTRTRLLGHLTLAVVLLLLLALVVAVAVLAVRSLGEIPVTPRAPEFLACPEAWVGYNRVCYYLSREEGTWEQARDRCSELGASLVVLSDKEMSFLFRLNDNLDYWLGLRRQGERLQWVDGSSYNSSVPVLGDSECVYLGHRRFRSGVCSAQRPYLCNRPQDRLG; encoded by the exons ATGGTCTCTCCACTCTGCCTCAACAGTGGTGGTAAAACCACCCCCAAGCCTGGGCTGAAAGAGGCTTTGCCAGCACCACTGATGACTCAAGATGCAGGTTGTGACAAGCAGAGAGGCAGCACTC gcacaAGGCTCCTGGGGCATCTCACCCTGGCAGTggttctgctcctgctcctggcttTGGTGGTGGccgtggctgtgctggcag tGAGAAGCCTTGGAGAGATTCCAGTCACACCCAGGGCTCCAGAGTTTCTGGCCTGTCCCGAGGCCTGGGTCGGGTACAACAGGGTCTGTTACTACCTCTCGAGGGAGGAGGGGACCTGGGAGCAGGCTCGGGATCGGTGCTCCGAGCTCGGGGCCTCCCTGGTCGTGCTCAGTGACAAGGAAATG agCTTCCTCTTCCGCCTCAATGACAACCTGGATTACTGGCTCGGGCTGCGGAGACAGGGCGAGCGGCTGCAGTGGGTGGACGGCAGCAGCTACAACTCCTC GGTCCCTGTCCTGGGTGACTCAGAGTGTGTGTACCTGGGCCACCGGCGCTTCAGGAGCGGGGTCTGCTCGGCTCAGCGGCCTTACCTCTGCAACAGACCCCAGGATCGCCTGGGATAG